The following are encoded in a window of Syngnathoides biaculeatus isolate LvHL_M chromosome 3, ASM1980259v1, whole genome shotgun sequence genomic DNA:
- the dbx1a gene encoding homeobox protein DBX1-A, producing the protein MMIPSVIAPPALYPGLYRPTAAALPHLHHSLPTALPTHSSFLVEDLLRISRPAAFLNRTPPAATATATTTISFADVCVDRSSPQSCSPKTSSSKDPTFLKFGVNAILAPSPKTPPSPPPVSSMHSKSFHVPCFDGTFQPMFRTPYLHPASSAVPIPGTFSWPLAARGKPRRGMLRRAVFSDVQRKALEKMFQKQKYISKPDRKKLASKLGLKDSQVKIWFQNRRMKWRNSKERELLSSGGCREQTLPTKANPHPDLSDVGKKSEDDDEDEEEAFSRQTTPGSCGISSPSLSIKHSDFSESDEEEITVS; encoded by the exons ATGATGATCCCAAGCGTCATCGCGCCTCCGGCCCTCTATCCCGGCCTCTACCGGCCCACGGCCGCCGCTCTACCGCATCTGCACCACAGCTTGCCCACAGCCTTGCCTACGCACTCCAGCTTCCTCGTGGAGGATCTACTACGGATAAGCCGCCCCGCCGCCTTTCTAAACCGGACACCGCCCGCGGCCACCGCTACCGCCACCACCACGATATCGTTCGCCGACGTGTGCGTGGATCGAAGCTCCCCGCAGTCGTGCTCGCCCAAAACGTCCAGCAGCAAAGATCCCACTTTCCTCAAGTTCGGAGTGAACGCCATCCTCGCGCCATCGCCAAAGACAC CGCCGTCCCCCCCACCGGTCAGCAGCATGCACTCCAAGAGCTTCCACGTCCCCTGTTTTGACGGAACATTCCAGCCCATGTTCAGGACGCCTTACTTACACCCAG CGTCTTCCGCCGTGCCCATCCCGGGAACCTTCTCGTGGCCGCTGGCCGCCCGAGGGAAGCCCCGCAGAGGCATGCTCCGGAGGGCCGTCTTCTCCGACGTACAGCGCAAAGCTTTGGAGAAGATGTTCCAAAAGCAGAAGTACATCAGCAAACCCGACAGGAAGAAGCTGGCCTCCAAACTCGGACTCAAAGACTCACAA GTGAAGATTTGGTTCCAGAACAGGCGGATGAAGTGGCGGAACTCCAAGGAGCGCGAGCTGCTCTCCTCTGGCGGCTGCCGCGAGCAGACGTTGCCCACCAAGGCCAACCCGCATCCGGACCTCAGCGACGTGGGCAAGAAGTCcgaagacgacgacgaggacgaaGAGGAAGCCTTCAGCAGGCAGACGACGCCGGGCTCCTGCGGCATCTCCTCCCCTTCGCTCTCCATCAAGCACTCGGACTTCTCAGAGTCAGACGAAGAGGAGATCACCGTATCGTAG